From Penicillium psychrofluorescens genome assembly, chromosome: 1, one genomic window encodes:
- a CDS encoding uncharacterized protein (ID:PFLUO_001121-T1.cds;~source:funannotate), giving the protein MFQRPSCLQGRRQRNGAGEDWSAFPVRQLFVLALCRICEPIAFMSIFPYVYRMVESFHVTDNDGKIALYAGMITSSFTFAEFSAGMFWGRMSDRIGRKPVLIMGLVGTAISMVVFGFAPNLATAMIARALGGLLNGNIGVLQTTVAEIVTVKEHQPRAYSIMPFVWCLGSIIGPALGGVLAQPCENYPSFFARNTLFDRFPFLLPNLVCITVLVCGVVVGFLFLEETHPEKKHRRDPGLELGHWLVSQCCGSRVQLPDDSDVSAEEAKYFVYGDVPPDYECAESTPRMSSVADRPADADLEGQKRPAPKAFTRQVILTIVAYGILA; this is encoded by the exons ATGTTCCAACGGCCGTCCTGTTTACAGGGACGGAGGCAGCGCAATGGCGCTGGCGAGGACTGGTCTGCATTTCCTGTCCGGCAATTGTTCGTTTTAG CGCTCTGCCGCATTTGCGAGCCCATCGCATTCATGTCGATTTTCCCCTACGTCTATCGCATGGTCGAGTCATTCCATGTTACGGATAACGACGGCAAGATTGCTCTGTATGCCGGCATGATCACCTCGTCCTTCACCTTTGCCGAGTTCTCGGCTGGCATGTTCTGGGGTCGTATGAGCGATCGCATCGGCCGCAAGCCCGTTCTGATTATGGGCTTGGTGGGCACGGCCATCAGCATGGTGGTGTTCGGATTCGCGCCAAACCTGGCAACAGCCATGATTGCGCGCGCTCTGGGTGGCCTGTTGAACGGGAACATCGGCGTGCTGCAGACGACCGTAGCAGAGATCGTGACCGTCAAGGAGCACCAGCCGCGAGCTTACTCGATCATGCCCTTTGTGTGGTGCTTGGGCTCCATCATTGGGCCGGCTCTGGGCGGTGTTTTGGCGCAACCGTGCGAGAACTACCCGTCGTTCTTTGCGCGCAACACGCTGTTCGACCGGTTCCCCTTCCTGCTGCCCAATCTGGTGTGCATCACTGTGTTGGTGTGTGGCGTCGTGGTCGGCTTCCTGTTTCTGGAAGAGACGCACCCGGAGAAAAAGCACCGTCGTGACCCCGGTCTTGAGCTCGGGCACTGGCTTGTCAGCCAATGCTGTGGCTCGCGGGTGCAACTTCCCGACGATTCCGACGTGAGCGCGGAGGAAGCTAAATATTTCGTGTATGGTGACGTGCCACCAGACTATGAATGCGCCGAATCAACGCCACGCATGAGCTCCGTGGCGGACCGCCCTGCAGATGCCGATCTGGAAGGGCAGAAGCGTCCTGCACCTAAGGCATTTACCCGACAAGTTATCTTGACCATTGTGGCTTACGGGATTCTTGCATAG